In one window of Allorhodopirellula heiligendammensis DNA:
- a CDS encoding DUF4381 domain-containing protein, translated as MNDSHDVGSLDSLRDIVELSPVSWWPPAPGWWILLALATALVCFAVWRFWRNWRRNAYRRAAIADLSSATSPAQIAAILKRTALVAYPRIDVASMTGTQWCDWLAKSSGAPVSSRASQQLISGVFQEEEVASLHELSEFATAWIHHHVDARFATEDICDAGTGRPTEC; from the coding sequence GTGAATGACTCCCATGATGTTGGCAGCCTGGATAGTCTTCGCGATATTGTCGAGCTGTCACCTGTATCGTGGTGGCCGCCCGCTCCGGGGTGGTGGATTTTACTGGCACTGGCAACTGCGCTGGTGTGCTTTGCCGTGTGGCGTTTTTGGCGAAACTGGCGTCGCAACGCCTACCGCCGTGCGGCGATCGCGGACTTAAGTTCAGCGACGAGCCCAGCACAGATTGCAGCGATCCTTAAACGCACCGCGCTGGTCGCCTACCCGCGGATAGATGTCGCGTCGATGACAGGGACACAGTGGTGTGACTGGTTGGCCAAGTCGAGTGGGGCTCCCGTGTCAAGCCGCGCCTCGCAACAACTGATATCGGGCGTTTTTCAGGAGGAGGAGGTAGCGAGTCTTCATGAGTTGAGTGAATTCGCGACGGCCTGGATTCATCACCACGTCGACGCTCGTTTCGCGACTGAAGATATCTGTGACGCAGGTACCGGGAGGCCGACCGAATGCTGA
- a CDS encoding alpha/beta hydrolase, whose translation MRLLRFTLILFGFSAALASAEPPTVASTSVAAAAPVEATLTYKEVPADEGTQSETRKLKIDWTRPQDWQASDSRGAVVFFHGGGWVGGKPGQFAEHSKALADLGLVCFRVEYRLLDRKQNDPPQICVEDVSDAMRLIRGSAAKFGIDPDRIACGGGSAGGHLAAYLGMMDDEPVDGVSRKANALLLYNPVYDNGPGQWGAARVGEHTDRYSPAHNITSDDPPVIVFLGEADALIPVATAERFQRLSREAGLVSELHTYPGQEHGFFNVQVQKGKYFRDTLAKSIAFLEQLGWMDEK comes from the coding sequence ATGCGATTGTTACGGTTTACTCTGATTTTGTTCGGTTTCAGCGCTGCTTTGGCGAGTGCCGAGCCACCGACGGTGGCCTCCACGTCAGTCGCGGCAGCGGCCCCTGTCGAGGCCACGCTGACCTACAAAGAAGTCCCGGCGGACGAGGGGACTCAATCGGAGACTCGGAAGCTGAAAATTGATTGGACGCGTCCGCAGGATTGGCAGGCCTCGGATTCCCGTGGCGCCGTCGTCTTCTTTCACGGTGGCGGCTGGGTGGGTGGCAAGCCAGGGCAGTTTGCCGAGCATTCCAAGGCGTTGGCGGACCTGGGATTGGTTTGCTTTCGTGTGGAGTACCGATTGCTAGATCGAAAGCAAAACGATCCGCCGCAGATCTGTGTCGAAGATGTCTCCGACGCGATGCGATTGATCCGGGGTTCGGCTGCGAAGTTTGGTATTGATCCGGACCGTATCGCCTGTGGTGGTGGCTCGGCAGGTGGTCACTTGGCTGCCTATTTGGGCATGATGGACGATGAGCCGGTCGACGGGGTATCCAGGAAAGCGAATGCGCTGTTGCTTTACAATCCTGTTTACGACAACGGCCCTGGCCAGTGGGGAGCAGCGCGGGTGGGCGAGCACACCGATCGATATTCGCCGGCACACAACATCACGTCGGATGATCCGCCGGTAATCGTATTTCTAGGTGAAGCGGATGCCTTGATTCCTGTGGCGACCGCAGAGCGTTTTCAGCGTCTCAGCCGTGAGGCAGGCTTGGTCAGCGAACTGCATACTTATCCCGGTCAAGAGCACGGTTTCTTCAATGTGCAGGTCCAAAAAGGAAAATACTTCCGCGATACGCTGGCAAAGTCGATTGCGTTCCTCGAGCAGTTGGGCTGGATGGACGAGAAGTAG
- a CDS encoding VWA domain-containing protein, translating into MLTFAYPWLFLLTPLPVLVYWLVPPRTSNDVAVRTPFFDRVQQASAGQLRTDASDPMRSPLVISTLVWLFILLALTRPQWLEPPIEKTIPTRDLLLLVDLSGSMDEKDFTGTDGKPITRLAAVKEVLGDFLIRRKGDRVGLVVFGNSPFLQVPFTTDLELCQQLLDETAVRMAGPRTALGDAIGLGIHLFDNSDAPAKTIIALTDGNDTASSVPPVEAARVAKDRGIKINTIAMGNPQTVGEEKLDQVSLRSVAQETGGNFFLALDRSQLVNVYAELDKIETRKVKTVSFRPRRDLYYWPLSAAVLVSLAGHIWLLWTNRRDTTASSSPMRLKVNPRTFELETIELTPARGEVNHAG; encoded by the coding sequence ATGCTGACCTTCGCCTATCCATGGCTATTTTTGCTGACGCCCTTGCCCGTCCTGGTTTATTGGCTGGTGCCTCCGCGAACATCCAATGATGTTGCCGTTCGGACTCCGTTCTTCGATCGCGTACAACAGGCGAGCGCGGGTCAACTGAGGACTGACGCGAGTGATCCGATGCGCAGCCCGCTAGTGATCTCCACTCTCGTGTGGCTGTTCATTTTGCTGGCACTGACGCGTCCACAATGGCTCGAACCACCGATTGAGAAGACAATCCCCACGCGAGACTTACTATTGTTGGTGGATTTATCGGGATCGATGGATGAAAAAGATTTCACGGGCACCGATGGTAAGCCGATCACCCGATTAGCGGCAGTGAAAGAAGTATTGGGTGATTTTCTGATTCGTCGCAAAGGCGACCGCGTGGGTTTAGTCGTGTTTGGAAATTCGCCATTTCTGCAGGTTCCTTTCACAACCGATTTAGAACTGTGTCAGCAATTGCTCGATGAGACCGCCGTGCGGATGGCGGGTCCGAGGACCGCATTGGGGGACGCGATTGGATTGGGGATTCATCTGTTCGACAATAGTGACGCTCCTGCCAAGACGATCATTGCCTTGACCGATGGCAACGACACAGCGAGCTCGGTACCGCCCGTCGAGGCGGCCAGGGTGGCGAAAGATCGCGGGATCAAAATCAACACGATCGCGATGGGTAACCCCCAGACAGTCGGAGAGGAGAAACTCGATCAGGTATCGTTGCGCTCGGTGGCTCAGGAAACCGGCGGCAACTTTTTCCTCGCTCTGGATCGGTCGCAACTTGTCAATGTTTATGCGGAACTGGACAAAATCGAAACGCGAAAAGTGAAGACAGTCAGCTTCCGCCCGCGACGCGATCTGTATTATTGGCCCCTTTCAGCGGCCGTGTTGGTCTCCCTGGCCGGTCACATTTGGCTGCTGTGGACCAATCGTCGGGATACCACGGCGAGTTCATCGCCGATGCGATTGAAGGTAAATCCGCGAACCTTTGAGCTGGAGACCATTGAGTTGACTCCTGCCCGCGGGGAGGTCAACCATGCTGGCTAA
- a CDS encoding Ig-like domain-containing protein has product MFAKTEVSYPVAQTHPAVLKYLVEPTVIRRLFRYVLRCHAMVAAGTTKTLATRLPMNLAQKLRQRLARLIALDARGGSVAKISADRGRLLLETLEGRQMMAGDVSMWFTDPAPTAADDVSNMTDSTANDRGSSSIAAAGESPVDLVELAKHLDQEGFEFYGAAWCPACTQQKQLFQDGQEYLPFTEVTLNDATRSQDPQYADLNITEYPTWVFPDGTHHSGVQSIESLISASGFVNPEEALPTFAQIGPQTVAIGSPLHIPIDAYDADGGPLTVTVSVQNPSILSGTVLTGNRSLRLDMEGYGDMVFELFEQRAPEATGRVIELAEEGFYDGLLFHRVVDNFVIQAGDPNGDGTGGSDLGSFDDDFNAELQHNRSGVLSFAKSTDDTNNSQFFVTEVPTRFLDFQHSVFGQLVEGDDVREAISETNVNASDKPTNPVRITQATVFNDTENSVVMLKALSTPGTTNVTFTITDSSGRQYQEVVPVTVTQDVDANGAQINSQPFLKPIDDPILSSGDGPATLQLESVDVEGDAVRYYVTGTSSDDATATVDPTSGLLVVTPKAGFQGDVRVGVAVLAASISSPSSDSPMDSQVVTFTFDDSAIAVPSSIDLRATSDSGSSNTDNVTNLGSMTFDISGVTTGATVQIIDTSDNTVVGVGTATGNTIAITTNNIAAIGQGTYTLAARQVIDGTAGEASATLTLTYDTSAPTLDTSTIKTTGNVNTLYQTNLVSAEEGSGATYALTTRPSGATIVAGTGVINWTPSASQTGANPFTVTLTDKAGNVSTKSFTVDVAGEPLAGIKLEITDLNGNPVSSLDVGDKFLLKMYGTDERARANRGGIYAAYADIVFDGTLVRVVPGTSIDHPVAFSNTPSGTINTGLIDEIGGVSTSTAPSNDDQSLIATLQMETLAAGSVNFVTNPADGGNREVLLFFNNDNVPADAISYGSASLAVGQSFTANSDSFTVAEDSGPTELDVLANDTIVSGSGTLSVVSVTQPSSGGSVTLSDGIVSFTPAANFVGTAEFTYLVAGPGGVQNTVPVTVTVTGTNDPPVGVDDTFIVDTGSVANTLDVLANDLDSADPGETFTVTGVTTPTSGGTVTINADGSAVSYTPPATFVGTDTFEYTLSDGTSTDTVSVTVTVQPADAPPTAVDDSFPASGSPAINEDAPQASYDVLANDTADVDNQTFEISAVGTPSAGGTVSISADGGSLLYQPKANFHGTETVTYTIRDSGGGLATATATFNVTSVNDVPPISDGSITISKGADPTTVLSISDLPANVDIGEALKFINLTAPNSGTVAISADGQSILFTPADADFTGEVTFDFSVEDAGGLQSGPATMTITVAEYLPRSFEVLFSGSSFGFLSGNLSQFVLTGTDVQNNAVSIPLNDTSVVVTDNGVRIPNLLPGSYQLNVPAIPFLHHGETAQTIDIESGVDESDESVELSFGSIKAQYYSVADWLGSAPKLSVLAAVNPGGEAVFAYTSSAASDAVSGLQVRLDDTGDAFTINADRKAAADATDQSPVPVSLSASVNDDSVVQVRGTSGEMQFFRISLQNSKGELNFTVAGSSGSSASSANAAAATAMSSSAGTTVTDETVPQNAADLFNPSGEPLPGAEATAADDSSLQSDTQPVGEPLPTSSLSANVDAAMADVTDGLKRISPAGDQIAEAGSGAVETFSAAVDRVLTDLSDA; this is encoded by the coding sequence GTGTTTGCGAAGACTGAGGTGAGTTATCCGGTTGCCCAAACCCATCCGGCTGTGCTGAAATACCTTGTTGAACCGACGGTTATTCGTCGACTTTTCCGATATGTCCTGCGTTGCCATGCGATGGTGGCGGCAGGTACCACAAAAACCCTTGCAACGCGTTTGCCGATGAATCTCGCTCAAAAACTCCGCCAACGTCTCGCCCGTCTGATCGCCTTGGATGCTCGCGGCGGGTCTGTGGCCAAGATCTCAGCTGATCGCGGACGGTTGTTGTTGGAGACGCTCGAGGGGCGGCAAATGATGGCGGGCGACGTCAGCATGTGGTTTACCGACCCGGCCCCAACTGCGGCCGATGACGTGTCGAACATGACGGATTCGACGGCAAATGATCGTGGCAGTTCGAGCATCGCGGCCGCTGGCGAATCGCCCGTTGACCTGGTCGAGCTCGCGAAACACCTCGATCAGGAAGGCTTTGAATTCTACGGAGCGGCCTGGTGTCCGGCGTGCACCCAGCAGAAGCAGCTGTTCCAGGACGGCCAAGAGTATCTACCGTTCACTGAAGTTACGCTCAACGATGCCACGCGATCGCAAGACCCGCAGTACGCAGATCTCAATATTACGGAGTATCCAACTTGGGTGTTCCCTGATGGGACGCATCACTCCGGCGTGCAGTCCATTGAATCCCTGATCAGCGCCAGCGGATTTGTCAATCCAGAGGAGGCCTTGCCTACCTTTGCGCAAATTGGCCCTCAGACCGTGGCGATTGGTTCGCCGCTGCATATCCCAATTGACGCCTATGACGCTGATGGCGGGCCACTGACAGTGACCGTTTCGGTCCAAAACCCCTCGATCTTGTCAGGCACAGTGCTCACGGGCAACCGATCGCTGCGTCTCGATATGGAGGGTTATGGCGACATGGTGTTCGAACTGTTCGAGCAGCGGGCCCCAGAAGCTACTGGTCGCGTGATCGAACTGGCTGAGGAAGGTTTTTATGACGGGCTGTTGTTTCACCGGGTCGTCGACAATTTCGTGATCCAAGCAGGCGATCCCAACGGCGATGGCACGGGTGGTTCCGATCTCGGGTCCTTCGACGACGACTTTAACGCCGAATTGCAACACAATCGCTCGGGCGTGCTGTCGTTCGCAAAGTCTACCGATGATACGAACAATTCGCAGTTCTTCGTGACGGAGGTCCCGACCCGATTTTTGGATTTCCAGCACTCTGTGTTTGGGCAGCTTGTCGAAGGAGACGACGTCCGCGAAGCGATTAGTGAAACCAATGTGAATGCGAGCGATAAGCCGACCAACCCGGTCAGGATCACGCAAGCGACGGTCTTCAATGACACTGAGAATAGTGTCGTCATGCTGAAGGCGCTCAGCACACCGGGGACGACCAATGTGACGTTTACGATCACAGACAGCAGTGGCAGGCAGTACCAAGAAGTCGTCCCTGTCACGGTCACGCAGGACGTGGACGCGAACGGCGCGCAGATCAACAGCCAGCCCTTCCTCAAGCCGATCGACGATCCGATCCTGTCCAGTGGTGATGGTCCTGCCACATTGCAGCTTGAAAGTGTCGACGTCGAGGGCGACGCGGTCAGGTACTACGTTACCGGTACGAGTTCGGACGATGCGACCGCCACGGTGGATCCCACGTCGGGCCTGCTCGTCGTGACGCCGAAAGCAGGTTTCCAGGGTGATGTCCGGGTCGGTGTGGCCGTGCTCGCGGCGTCGATATCCTCGCCGAGTTCAGACTCGCCGATGGATTCTCAGGTCGTCACGTTCACGTTCGATGATTCTGCCATTGCGGTGCCCAGTTCGATCGATTTGCGTGCTACTAGCGATTCGGGTAGTAGCAACACCGATAACGTCACCAACCTTGGCTCGATGACGTTTGACATCAGCGGTGTAACCACCGGAGCGACCGTTCAGATCATCGACACTTCCGACAACACGGTCGTCGGTGTGGGGACGGCGACGGGCAATACGATTGCCATCACGACAAACAACATTGCCGCGATCGGCCAAGGTACCTACACCCTTGCCGCACGGCAGGTGATCGACGGGACTGCCGGCGAAGCGTCCGCAACGCTGACCCTCACGTACGACACATCCGCACCAACGCTCGACACCAGTACCATCAAGACGACGGGGAACGTTAACACTCTCTATCAAACCAATTTGGTGAGTGCGGAAGAGGGCAGCGGAGCAACTTATGCTTTGACCACGCGTCCGAGCGGCGCGACGATCGTCGCGGGAACGGGTGTGATTAACTGGACGCCGTCAGCCTCGCAAACTGGAGCGAATCCATTCACCGTCACGTTGACGGACAAGGCTGGTAACGTAAGCACCAAGTCGTTTACAGTCGATGTCGCTGGAGAGCCGCTCGCGGGGATCAAGTTAGAAATCACCGATCTGAACGGAAATCCAGTCAGCTCGCTCGATGTGGGCGACAAGTTTCTGTTGAAGATGTACGGCACCGACGAGCGCGCACGTGCTAATCGAGGTGGGATCTACGCCGCCTACGCAGACATCGTCTTCGATGGCACGCTTGTGCGAGTGGTACCTGGCACGTCGATCGACCATCCCGTCGCATTCTCCAACACGCCCTCGGGCACGATCAACACAGGATTAATCGACGAGATTGGCGGTGTCAGCACCAGCACAGCGCCGAGCAACGATGATCAATCATTGATCGCAACGCTGCAGATGGAAACACTCGCAGCAGGATCAGTCAATTTTGTGACCAACCCAGCTGACGGCGGCAATCGCGAAGTGTTGCTGTTCTTTAATAATGACAATGTGCCTGCCGATGCGATCAGCTACGGCAGCGCTTCGCTTGCCGTCGGTCAGAGTTTTACTGCGAACTCGGATAGTTTCACTGTGGCCGAAGACAGCGGACCTACCGAACTCGACGTGCTCGCCAACGACACGATTGTGTCTGGGTCGGGAACCTTATCGGTCGTCAGCGTTACCCAGCCGAGTAGTGGCGGCAGTGTTACCCTGAGCGATGGCATTGTCAGCTTCACGCCTGCGGCAAACTTCGTTGGCACCGCGGAATTCACGTACTTGGTGGCAGGTCCTGGTGGGGTGCAAAATACGGTGCCGGTAACCGTAACGGTCACCGGGACGAATGACCCACCCGTTGGTGTCGATGACACCTTCATTGTTGACACCGGTTCAGTTGCAAACACGCTCGACGTGTTGGCAAATGATCTGGATTCGGCCGATCCCGGTGAAACATTCACCGTGACTGGTGTGACGACGCCGACCTCTGGCGGTACGGTGACCATCAATGCTGATGGTAGCGCGGTCAGCTACACCCCGCCGGCAACTTTTGTCGGCACGGATACGTTTGAGTACACGCTCAGCGATGGTACCAGTACAGACACGGTTTCGGTGACGGTCACCGTGCAACCAGCCGATGCGCCACCGACGGCAGTCGATGACTCCTTCCCTGCCAGCGGCAGTCCCGCGATCAACGAAGATGCTCCCCAAGCGAGCTACGATGTGCTCGCCAATGACACTGCTGATGTGGACAATCAAACCTTCGAGATTTCAGCGGTGGGAACGCCGTCAGCAGGCGGTACCGTTTCGATTAGCGCTGATGGTGGCTCGTTGTTGTATCAACCGAAAGCCAACTTCCATGGTACTGAAACAGTCACTTACACTATCCGCGATAGTGGTGGCGGCTTGGCGACAGCGACAGCGACTTTTAACGTGACAAGTGTCAATGATGTCCCGCCAATTTCGGATGGTTCGATCACGATTTCAAAGGGCGCTGATCCAACCACGGTGCTGTCGATCTCGGATTTGCCTGCCAATGTGGACATCGGTGAGGCTCTCAAATTCATCAATCTGACGGCACCTAACAGCGGCACGGTTGCGATCTCCGCGGATGGTCAATCGATCCTCTTCACACCCGCAGATGCTGACTTCACTGGTGAAGTGACATTCGATTTCTCGGTCGAGGATGCTGGCGGTTTGCAGAGTGGCCCTGCGACGATGACGATCACGGTTGCCGAGTATTTACCGCGATCTTTCGAAGTGCTGTTCAGCGGCAGTTCATTTGGATTTCTCAGTGGGAATCTGTCGCAGTTTGTCCTGACCGGTACCGACGTGCAAAACAATGCGGTGAGCATCCCACTGAATGACACCAGTGTGGTGGTGACCGACAATGGCGTCCGTATTCCGAACCTATTGCCCGGTTCCTACCAACTGAACGTTCCGGCGATCCCGTTCCTGCATCATGGCGAGACAGCACAAACGATTGATATTGAGAGCGGTGTCGACGAGAGTGACGAATCCGTGGAACTGAGCTTTGGTAGTATCAAAGCTCAATATTATAGTGTCGCCGACTGGCTCGGATCGGCACCCAAACTTTCCGTCCTGGCCGCCGTTAATCCTGGCGGCGAAGCAGTTTTTGCCTATACCAGTTCAGCGGCGAGCGATGCGGTTTCGGGACTGCAGGTTCGGCTCGATGACACTGGGGATGCCTTCACCATCAATGCGGACAGGAAAGCCGCTGCAGACGCCACGGACCAATCGCCAGTGCCGGTGAGCCTGTCTGCGAGCGTCAACGACGACTCCGTCGTGCAGGTGCGAGGGACGTCGGGAGAAATGCAGTTCTTTCGCATCAGTTTGCAAAACAGCAAGGGAGAATTGAATTTTACCGTGGCGGGATCCAGCGGTTCATCAGCGAGTTCGGCTAACGCGGCGGCCGCGACGGCCATGTCGAGTTCGGCTGGCACGACGGTCACCGACGAAACCGTCCCACAGAACGCCGCAGACCTATTCAATCCCAGCGGGGAGCCGTTGCCAGGTGCCGAAGCGACCGCGGCGGACGACTCGAGTTTGCAGAGCGACACACAGCCTGTCGGCGAACCACTACCGACATCGAGCTTATCTGCGAATGTCGATGCCGCGATGGCCGACGTGACCGACGGTTTGAAGCGTATTTCGCCAGCCGGAGATCAGATTGCCGAAGCCGGATCGGGCGCCGTTGAAACGTTCTCAGCCGCCGTGGATCGGGTCTTGACAGACCTCTCAGATGCGTGA
- a CDS encoding DUF58 domain-containing protein — translation MGSHPYTRFEDLVRLRHAAGGFSLLPKQPVSSLLSGQHASRLRGRGMMFEELRDYRPGDDIRQMDWKATARLRKPYIRVYSEERERTVLLVVDQRTSMFFGSERTTKATAAAEVAALAAWRAIDGGDRIGAIVFGDDETLELRPRRSRESVLHICHEITRMNQQLSADQLAEDSSRRLNDALRQCVNVAKHDCLVVLVTDYAGDDDETRRLTTQLASHNDVLAFLVYDPLGIRLPARGQLHATDGSTQYSIPSGPEFAQSFETSFRARCDQLRERLGAIRVPIVPICTHEPVARQILAAMGERP, via the coding sequence ATGGGCAGTCATCCCTATACACGATTCGAAGACCTTGTTCGCCTGCGTCATGCCGCCGGCGGGTTTTCGTTGTTACCGAAGCAGCCCGTCAGTAGCTTGCTCAGTGGCCAACATGCGTCACGGCTGCGTGGTCGAGGGATGATGTTCGAAGAACTGCGTGATTATCGGCCGGGTGACGATATCCGCCAGATGGATTGGAAGGCGACAGCGAGGTTGCGTAAACCTTATATACGTGTCTACTCGGAAGAACGTGAGCGGACGGTTTTATTGGTTGTCGATCAACGGACGTCAATGTTTTTCGGTAGCGAGCGAACGACCAAGGCGACAGCCGCAGCCGAGGTCGCGGCTTTGGCTGCGTGGCGAGCAATCGATGGGGGCGACCGCATTGGAGCCATCGTGTTTGGCGACGATGAGACGTTGGAATTGCGGCCCCGACGCAGCCGAGAAAGCGTGCTGCACATCTGTCATGAAATCACACGCATGAACCAGCAGTTGTCCGCGGACCAGCTTGCGGAGGACTCGTCGAGGCGTCTCAATGATGCGTTGAGGCAGTGCGTCAATGTTGCCAAACACGATTGTCTCGTTGTTCTCGTCACCGACTATGCAGGCGACGATGATGAAACCCGACGCCTAACCACCCAGTTGGCTTCTCATAACGATGTGTTGGCGTTTTTGGTCTACGATCCGTTGGGGATCCGTCTGCCTGCAAGGGGCCAACTGCACGCGACCGATGGTAGTACCCAGTATTCGATTCCCTCGGGTCCGGAATTTGCGCAGTCTTTTGAAACCTCCTTTCGCGCTCGCTGTGATCAATTGCGAGAGCGACTCGGCGCGATCCGTGTTCCCATCGTGCCGATTTGCACCCATGAGCCGGTGGCTCGACAGATCTTGGCGGCAATGGGGGAACGACCGTGA
- a CDS encoding HU family DNA-binding protein: protein MPAAIPPKAPTKTQILANIAEETELSKKDVAAVLDALAGEIGKSLMKGGPGQFAIPGLCKIVLKDVPAKPKRKGRNPANGEEIWLAPKPASKKLTIRPLKGLKEMV from the coding sequence ATGCCCGCAGCCATTCCACCCAAAGCGCCCACCAAGACTCAAATCCTTGCTAACATCGCCGAAGAAACTGAGTTGAGCAAGAAAGACGTCGCCGCCGTTCTCGACGCCTTGGCTGGCGAGATTGGCAAGTCGCTCATGAAGGGTGGCCCCGGCCAGTTTGCTATCCCAGGACTTTGCAAGATCGTCCTGAAGGATGTGCCTGCCAAACCGAAGCGTAAAGGTCGCAACCCAGCCAACGGCGAAGAAATCTGGTTAGCTCCCAAGCCTGCCAGCAAAAAGTTGACCATCCGCCCGCTCAAGGGCCTCAAGGAAATGGTCTAG
- a CDS encoding lysophospholipid acyltransferase family protein: MSHSDQSETVDRSPSRKRGRNKKITLTKRVEAMVVMWYFTFMRRTVRIRVNNDRRDAIRHHSERQFIYALLHAHQAAAIALSDPNTGALVSRSRDGELLVPLLKSCGCIPIRGSSGRGEKGGATALSHMIRHCRAGHPAVIAVDGPKGPRGKVQKGVAMLAQKSGIPIVPVVLVPGRRITFAKAWDRMQLPMPFCELDCRFGDPIVVGEDDDLDQVALRVESSLERLEWATDPQEATIARGARPVPIDSEASLLSRAA; this comes from the coding sequence ATGAGTCACTCTGATCAGAGCGAAACGGTCGACCGATCACCCTCTCGCAAGCGCGGCAGAAATAAAAAGATCACCCTGACCAAACGCGTCGAAGCGATGGTCGTGATGTGGTACTTCACGTTCATGCGGCGAACCGTCCGCATTCGTGTGAACAATGACCGGCGTGACGCGATCCGGCATCACTCCGAGCGACAGTTCATCTATGCGTTACTGCATGCTCACCAGGCCGCCGCGATCGCGCTGTCTGATCCCAATACTGGTGCGTTGGTTTCGCGTTCCCGTGACGGTGAATTACTTGTCCCCCTGCTAAAGTCCTGCGGATGTATTCCGATTCGCGGTAGCAGTGGCCGAGGCGAAAAAGGAGGTGCCACGGCGTTGAGCCATATGATCCGGCACTGTCGGGCCGGGCACCCGGCTGTGATCGCCGTCGACGGCCCCAAAGGTCCGCGCGGCAAGGTCCAGAAGGGAGTTGCGATGCTGGCGCAGAAAAGTGGCATTCCTATCGTGCCTGTTGTTCTCGTGCCCGGCCGACGAATCACCTTCGCCAAGGCATGGGATCGCATGCAACTACCGATGCCATTCTGTGAATTGGATTGTCGATTTGGAGACCCCATTGTCGTCGGCGAGGATGACGACCTCGACCAGGTTGCACTCCGCGTGGAGTCATCACTGGAACGACTCGAATGGGCCACCGATCCACAAGAGGCGACGATCGCACGCGGAGCTCGGCCGGTTCCGATCGACAGCGAAGCCTCGTTGCTAAGCCGAGCGGCATAA
- a CDS encoding AAA family ATPase — protein MSASRDSILKISAAMNAAIIGQETVVERLLIALLTGGNVLMEGLPGTAKTRSIKTLSRLIEGEFSRVQFTPDLLPSDVTGSEIYREKTATFEFQPGPIFGNLVLADEINRAPAKVQAALLEAMEEHQVTVAGTTHKLPELFLVLATQNPIEQEGTYPLPEAQMDRFLLYVQVPYPAAENELSILQLVRRESVAETPAVLDPILQETIFAIRKEIDSMHVAPAAEQYMVDLVVATRDPIRYDKELASLIQLGASPRGTIALDRASRARAWLQGHDFVSPADIQAIAPACLAHRVHLSYEAEAAGKSREDVIGEVIQRVAVTA, from the coding sequence ATGTCAGCATCACGCGATTCCATTCTAAAAATCTCTGCGGCAATGAATGCCGCGATCATCGGCCAGGAGACTGTCGTCGAGCGTTTGTTGATCGCGTTACTGACCGGTGGCAACGTACTGATGGAGGGTCTGCCGGGGACGGCCAAAACACGCTCGATCAAGACGCTATCGCGGCTGATTGAAGGCGAGTTTTCGCGGGTCCAGTTCACGCCCGACCTCCTGCCCTCTGATGTGACGGGATCAGAAATCTATCGAGAGAAAACGGCCACGTTCGAGTTTCAGCCCGGACCGATTTTTGGCAATTTGGTACTCGCTGATGAGATCAACCGGGCGCCCGCAAAGGTGCAGGCGGCCCTGCTCGAAGCGATGGAAGAACATCAGGTGACGGTCGCTGGCACGACTCATAAACTGCCCGAGCTGTTCCTCGTGTTGGCGACGCAGAACCCGATCGAACAAGAGGGTACGTATCCATTACCGGAGGCCCAGATGGACCGATTCCTGCTCTATGTGCAGGTACCCTATCCGGCTGCCGAAAACGAGTTGTCAATATTGCAGTTGGTTCGCCGCGAGAGCGTTGCAGAGACTCCAGCGGTGTTGGATCCAATCTTGCAAGAGACAATTTTTGCGATCCGCAAAGAGATTGATTCAATGCATGTCGCCCCTGCTGCAGAGCAGTACATGGTGGATCTCGTCGTCGCCACCCGCGACCCAATCCGTTACGACAAGGAACTGGCGAGTTTGATCCAGCTCGGTGCCTCGCCCCGTGGAACCATCGCACTGGATCGAGCGTCTCGCGCACGGGCTTGGTTGCAAGGCCATGACTTCGTCTCACCCGCGGACATTCAAGCGATCGCTCCGGCCTGCTTGGCTCATCGTGTCCATTTGTCGTATGAAGCCGAGGCGGCAGGCAAATCACGAGAGGACGTCATCGGCGAAGTCATTCAGCGGGTCGCCGTCACAGCTTGA